One window from the genome of Breoghania sp. L-A4 encodes:
- a CDS encoding cupin domain-containing protein, which produces MDLNSDFSQRVVVHTDQLDWQPSPIKGVDRRMLDRIGDEVARATTIVRYAPGSRFSAHTHTGGEEFIVLDGVFQDEYGDFPAGTYVRNPPTTSHTPGSDEGCTIFVKLWQFDLEDRTQFHKSMADELPAPSTGSPLRPCIGIVASM; this is translated from the coding sequence ATGGATCTCAATTCCGACTTTTCGCAGCGCGTCGTTGTCCACACGGACCAGCTGGACTGGCAGCCTTCGCCGATAAAGGGCGTCGATCGGCGCATGCTCGACCGCATCGGCGACGAGGTGGCGCGCGCCACTACGATTGTGCGCTATGCGCCCGGCAGCCGGTTTTCGGCTCACACACACACAGGCGGAGAGGAATTCATCGTGTTGGACGGTGTGTTTCAGGATGAGTATGGCGACTTTCCTGCTGGCACCTACGTGCGCAACCCGCCCACCACTAGCCACACTCCTGGTTCCGATGAGGGCTGCACGATCTTTGTGAAGCTCTGGCAATTTGACCTTGAGGATCGCACACAGTTCCACAAATCCATGGCCGATGAGCTGCCTGCCCCGTCGACGGGGTCGCCACTGCGACCCTGCATCGGGATAGTCGCGAGCATGTGA
- a CDS encoding glutathione S-transferase produces MLTFYDSKGLPNPDRVRIALEEKRVMDQVIVKQVDLWKGEHRTEAFKALNPSVTIPLIVLDDGTAISETTAITEYIDHTYPGISLTGRTPKERAVIHMMQRRGEQQIVDAIGAYFHHATPGFGPEIELNQNKAWGEAHLAKTLEGMRYFNDVLEQQPFIAGDGFSMADITVFTGLEFSETYPKVMVPVECTALLAWRARIGARQSCQGLTR; encoded by the coding sequence ATGCTAACATTCTACGATTCCAAAGGTTTACCCAACCCAGACCGCGTGCGCATTGCGCTCGAAGAAAAGCGCGTGATGGATCAGGTGATCGTGAAACAGGTCGACCTGTGGAAGGGCGAACACCGCACCGAGGCGTTCAAGGCGCTCAACCCCAGCGTGACCATCCCGCTGATCGTCCTGGATGACGGCACCGCGATCTCCGAGACGACCGCGATTACCGAATATATTGATCACACCTATCCCGGCATCAGCCTGACTGGGCGGACACCGAAAGAGCGCGCGGTCATCCACATGATGCAACGTCGCGGCGAGCAACAGATCGTCGATGCCATCGGCGCCTATTTCCACCACGCGACACCCGGTTTTGGTCCGGAGATCGAGCTGAACCAGAACAAGGCCTGGGGTGAAGCCCATCTGGCGAAGACGCTGGAGGGGATGCGCTATTTCAACGACGTTCTGGAACAGCAACCCTTCATAGCCGGTGACGGCTTTTCCATGGCCGACATAACGGTCTTCACCGGCCTCGAATTCTCCGAGACTTATCCGAAGGTCATGGTCCCGGTGGAGTGCACAGCGCTTCTCGCCTGGCGTGCCCGCATCGGCGCGCGTCAGTCCTGTCAGGGCCTGACCCGCTGA
- a CDS encoding glutathione S-transferase: protein MKIYDAEGFPNPARVRIALAEKGATDKVQFIPVDVMGGEHRTDAFRAKNPDAVVPCLELDDGMHISQCDAIIEYIDGSFDGPSLTGKAPKDRARIAMMNLRAENGLLNAVGAYFHHATPGLGPDLETDQCVEWGNRQKRVAGDTMAYLDKVLEKDEFLAGEAFSVADITAFAGLAFADFAKVDIPESLTHLRAWRDRIAERPSVAD from the coding sequence ATGAAGATTTACGATGCCGAAGGTTTCCCAAATCCCGCTCGCGTCCGCATTGCGCTGGCCGAGAAAGGCGCGACGGACAAGGTGCAATTCATTCCCGTCGACGTGATGGGGGGCGAGCATCGCACGGATGCATTCAGGGCCAAGAACCCCGATGCTGTCGTGCCTTGCCTCGAACTCGACGATGGTATGCATATCTCGCAGTGCGATGCGATCATCGAATATATCGACGGTTCCTTTGACGGTCCCTCCCTGACCGGCAAGGCGCCAAAGGACCGCGCGCGCATCGCGATGATGAACCTGCGGGCCGAAAACGGTCTGCTGAACGCCGTGGGCGCTTACTTCCACCACGCGACGCCCGGCCTGGGGCCGGATCTGGAAACCGACCAATGCGTCGAATGGGGCAACCGTCAAAAGAGGGTCGCGGGCGACACGATGGCCTATCTGGACAAGGTTCTGGAGAAGGACGAGTTTCTGGCCGGCGAAGCGTTTTCCGTCGCGGACATCACCGCCTTTGCAGGCTTGGCCTTTGCCGATTTTGCCAAGGTCGATATTCCCGAAAGCCTGACACATCTCAGAGCCTGGCGAGATCGGATCGCTGAGCGTCCCTCGGTTGCGGACTGA